In one Corallococcus sp. EGB genomic region, the following are encoded:
- a CDS encoding AgmX/PglI C-terminal domain-containing protein, with protein MRKLLPLFVVLALGLVLLARHWRAWESQVPAVTEAARPVRATAPAVEPGGTRAPQTDGGGILVLPALTPASQLGAAYSIGTSGEPAREDPSGGLEASGPSPVKAVKAVEETTVRKEDIRTAIQDVRPGLQKCYAPVAERGVGDQRVVVRFTLVGQGTQGSFQDADIIESTLNDPLFLSCLLTELSQARFRAPWGTGVVTITYPFVFQSLARDGG; from the coding sequence GTGCGCAAACTGCTCCCCCTCTTCGTGGTGCTGGCGCTGGGCCTGGTGCTCCTGGCTCGTCACTGGAGGGCTTGGGAGTCCCAGGTTCCCGCGGTGACGGAGGCGGCGAGGCCCGTCCGTGCGACCGCTCCCGCCGTGGAGCCGGGGGGCACTCGCGCGCCCCAAACGGATGGAGGGGGAATCCTGGTGCTTCCTGCACTCACGCCCGCCTCCCAACTCGGGGCCGCCTACTCCATTGGGACGTCGGGCGAACCGGCTCGCGAGGACCCGTCCGGGGGCCTGGAGGCGTCTGGCCCGTCGCCGGTCAAGGCGGTGAAAGCCGTCGAGGAAACCACGGTGCGCAAGGAGGACATCCGGACGGCCATCCAGGACGTCCGCCCCGGGCTCCAGAAGTGCTACGCGCCCGTGGCCGAGCGTGGCGTGGGCGATCAGCGCGTGGTGGTGCGCTTCACGCTGGTGGGCCAGGGCACACAGGGGTCCTTCCAGGACGCGGACATCATCGAGTCCACGCTCAACGATCCGCTGTTCCTGTCCTGCCTCCTGACGGAGCTGTCGCAGGCCCGCTTCCGTGCGCCCTGGGGCACGGGAGTGGTGACCATCACCTATCCCTTCGTCTTCCAATCGCTCGCACGGGACGGCGGATAG
- a CDS encoding lipid-binding SYLF domain-containing protein — MTPEQEKTLHEDAVATVDRLVRKNPALEKELQQARGYAVFPSLGRASLVLGGSYGHGEVFEKGKPIGFATLSQLTIGVQVGGQTLSELIFFKDPESIKAFKGGKAAFAANASAVLVKAAASGTNNYAKCVAHAYSRGGMVLELSLGGQKFTFIPRSSDAPQQEHGGILERFRRKDSSEEQGAEDGAPRSRPQAAHPPPALTTGLTAAAMVLTRLIKAQASAHHA; from the coding sequence ATGACGCCAGAGCAGGAGAAAACGCTTCACGAAGATGCCGTGGCAACGGTGGACCGGCTGGTGCGCAAGAACCCGGCGCTGGAGAAGGAGCTCCAGCAGGCCCGGGGCTATGCCGTCTTTCCCTCGCTGGGCAGGGCCTCGTTGGTCCTCGGCGGCTCGTACGGTCACGGCGAGGTGTTCGAGAAGGGCAAGCCGATTGGCTTCGCCACGCTGAGCCAGCTGACCATCGGCGTCCAGGTGGGCGGACAGACCCTGAGCGAGCTCATCTTCTTCAAGGACCCTGAGTCCATCAAGGCATTCAAGGGAGGGAAGGCTGCCTTCGCCGCCAACGCGTCCGCCGTGCTCGTGAAGGCGGCGGCGTCCGGAACCAACAACTATGCGAAGTGCGTTGCCCACGCATACTCGCGTGGCGGAATGGTGCTCGAGCTATCCCTGGGCGGGCAGAAGTTCACGTTCATTCCTCGTTCGTCGGACGCACCGCAGCAGGAGCACGGGGGCATCCTGGAGCGCTTCCGCAGGAAGGACTCCTCCGAGGAGCAAGGGGCTGAAGACGGCGCACCGCGCTCGCGGCCGCAGGCTGCGCACCCTCCTCCCGCCCTGACCACGGGCCTGACGGCGGCCGCCATGGTGCTCACCCGACTCATCAAGGCGCAGGCCAGTGCCCACCATGCATGA
- a CDS encoding SDR family oxidoreductase: MSFDLELKNRRALVTGGTKGVGAAVVGALVEAGVKVATTARTVPRDTSGVHYIAADITTVEGCALVAREALAHLGGIDILVHVLGGSNAPGGGFAALGEDEWKKELNLNLMPAVRIDRALLPSMLAQRAGVIVHVTSIQRELPLPESTTAYAAAKAALSTYSKSLSKEVASQGVRVVRVSPGWVETEASVHLAERLAQQAGTDYEGGKQIIMKSLGGIPLGRPARPREVADLIAFVASPRAGAITGTEYVIDGGTVPTV; the protein is encoded by the coding sequence GTGAGTTTCGATCTCGAACTGAAGAACCGCCGCGCGCTTGTCACAGGAGGCACGAAGGGCGTCGGCGCGGCGGTCGTCGGGGCCCTCGTCGAGGCCGGCGTCAAGGTGGCCACAACCGCACGTACCGTTCCCCGCGACACGTCTGGCGTGCACTACATCGCGGCTGACATCACGACCGTCGAAGGCTGCGCGCTGGTGGCGCGGGAAGCGCTCGCGCACCTCGGTGGTATCGACATCCTGGTGCATGTGCTCGGCGGCTCGAATGCTCCCGGCGGTGGCTTCGCTGCGCTCGGCGAGGACGAGTGGAAGAAGGAGCTCAATCTGAACCTGATGCCCGCGGTTCGCATCGACCGAGCGCTCTTGCCGTCGATGCTGGCGCAGAGGGCTGGCGTCATCGTCCACGTCACGTCCATCCAACGCGAGTTGCCCCTTCCAGAATCAACGACGGCGTATGCCGCGGCAAAGGCGGCGCTGTCGACCTACAGCAAGTCGCTGTCAAAAGAGGTGGCGTCCCAAGGCGTGCGAGTGGTCCGCGTCTCGCCGGGCTGGGTGGAAACAGAAGCCTCGGTGCACTTGGCGGAGCGCCTCGCCCAGCAGGCCGGCACCGACTACGAAGGTGGCAAGCAGATCATCATGAAGTCGCTAGGCGGCATCCCGCTCGGCCGCCCTGCCAGGCCTCGCGAGGTCGCCGACCTCATCGCGTTCGTCGCGTCGCCGAGGGCGGGCGCCATCACCGGCACGGAGTACGTCATCGACGGCGGCACAGTGCCAACGGTGTGA
- a CDS encoding nuclear transport factor 2 family protein — translation MQTTPDQLPSLPAPIAGYFAHEKTSPAAVARCFTDDAVVVDERREHRGRAAIEAWNAAANSKYKFTTTLLAVEFDGPRTTVRANIAGNFPGSPVELRFRFTLAGGLITRLEIAP, via the coding sequence ATGCAAACGACACCTGACCAGCTCCCCAGCCTGCCTGCGCCCATCGCTGGCTACTTCGCACACGAGAAGACCAGCCCTGCCGCCGTGGCTCGGTGTTTCACCGATGATGCCGTCGTCGTAGATGAGCGCCGCGAGCACCGCGGGCGCGCTGCCATCGAGGCGTGGAACGCCGCCGCGAACAGCAAGTACAAGTTCACGACGACATTGCTCGCGGTGGAGTTCGACGGACCTCGCACCACGGTGCGTGCGAACATCGCGGGCAACTTTCCAGGGAGTCCCGTCGAGCTCCGCTTCCGCTTCACCCTCGCGGGTGGACTCATCACTCGACTGGAGATTGCACCGTGA
- a CDS encoding helix-turn-helix domain-containing protein — protein sequence MGKHGGHTPATAASGIEEAIQMLEGRWKLVILFHLFGGKTLRFSELERAIPAITQKMLIQQLRQLEQDGIVARIVHAQVPPKVEYHLTEWGQSLCPALDELLSWSEKRPTPKR from the coding sequence TTGGGTAAGCATGGGGGCCATACGCCAGCGACGGCGGCCAGCGGCATCGAGGAGGCCATCCAGATGCTGGAGGGCCGCTGGAAGCTCGTCATCCTCTTCCACCTGTTCGGTGGGAAGACGCTCCGATTCTCCGAACTGGAGCGCGCCATTCCAGCCATCACGCAGAAGATGCTCATCCAGCAGCTTCGGCAGCTCGAGCAGGACGGCATCGTCGCGCGCATCGTTCACGCGCAGGTGCCGCCCAAGGTCGAGTACCACCTGACCGAGTGGGGGCAGTCGCTCTGCCCGGCGCTCGACGAGCTCCTGTCGTGGTCGGAGAAGCGGCCAACGCCGAAGCGCTAG
- a CDS encoding LysR substrate-binding domain-containing protein: MRERPSGTVRLTADEFAVQHVLWPALERFLLKYPDSRVELATDYGLTDIVQARYDAGAAVADWLQRV; this comes from the coding sequence CTGCGCGAGCGGCCGTCTGGCACCGTCCGGCTGACCGCCGACGAGTTCGCGGTGCAGCACGTCCTATGGCCTGCGTTGGAGCGCTTTCTTCTGAAGTACCCGGACAGTCGTGTCGAGCTGGCGACGGACTATGGCCTGACCGATATCGTGCAGGCGCGCTACGACGCGGGGGCCGCCGTGGCGGACTGGTTGCAAAGGGTATAG
- a CDS encoding metallophosphoesterase produces MLCSAAAAGPLTREPYLQQVTMESALVVLGVKNPCIATLRLGETGRALEPVASDGAPRTTHVIALKNLRANTAYDYAIEVCGESVGPFTFQTAPGPGDPIQFIALGDSGTGSTAQMRVVEAMRRVQPQPQLLLALGDNAYASGTHEEFQSRFFTPMASMLRRAPVFATPGNHDYATETAQPYFDNFHLPTNNPTGTERYYSFEWGDAHIVSIDTNCAMGLAGGLCSPREQREWLIDDLRASPAKWKLVIMHHPPFSSGVHGDDSPIRGLFASLFEQGGVDLVLTGHDHDYERTYPLLAESVAPKEKRGVTYLVVGSGGAVLRKFPRRQPAWSAARNDKDYGFLDVRIDKDVLTGRLVSADGGIADEFVISKRLDLRLTATATPTKGPAPLTVAFTAVPSHEGASIAWLQGERSSLGTGPTLTHVFTEPGRYQVQVRGTLGSASTMNFLPIEVEAAPPPPRVSEPSVPPPLPSPPVDASPPPRPRPEVTTTAPPPPRGCAGNAMGSFVVTLLGISRRRATGSRTKHG; encoded by the coding sequence TTGCTCTGCTCCGCCGCGGCCGCGGGCCCGCTCACCCGCGAGCCCTATCTCCAACAGGTGACCATGGAGAGCGCGCTCGTCGTCCTGGGCGTCAAGAACCCGTGCATCGCGACCCTGCGCCTGGGCGAGACGGGGCGTGCCCTGGAGCCCGTGGCATCGGACGGAGCACCCCGGACCACGCACGTGATTGCCTTGAAGAACCTGCGGGCGAACACGGCGTATGACTACGCCATCGAGGTCTGTGGCGAGTCTGTCGGCCCCTTCACCTTCCAGACCGCGCCTGGGCCCGGAGACCCGATTCAATTCATTGCCCTCGGCGATTCTGGCACGGGGAGCACCGCCCAGATGCGGGTGGTCGAGGCCATGCGCCGGGTCCAGCCTCAGCCCCAATTGCTGCTGGCCCTGGGAGACAACGCCTATGCGTCCGGCACTCATGAGGAGTTCCAGAGCCGCTTTTTCACGCCCATGGCGAGCATGCTGCGCCGTGCGCCGGTCTTCGCGACCCCGGGCAACCACGACTACGCGACGGAGACGGCACAACCCTACTTCGACAACTTCCACCTCCCCACCAACAACCCCACCGGCACGGAGCGGTACTACTCCTTCGAATGGGGTGACGCGCACATCGTCTCCATCGACACGAACTGCGCGATGGGGCTGGCGGGGGGCTTGTGCTCGCCCCGGGAGCAACGCGAGTGGCTCATCGACGACCTCCGCGCGAGTCCCGCGAAGTGGAAGCTGGTCATCATGCATCATCCCCCCTTCTCTAGCGGGGTGCATGGTGACGACAGCCCGATTCGGGGGCTCTTCGCCTCCCTCTTCGAGCAGGGCGGCGTCGACCTGGTCCTGACCGGACATGACCACGACTACGAGCGCACGTATCCCCTCCTGGCGGAGAGCGTCGCCCCCAAGGAGAAGCGGGGGGTCACGTATCTGGTGGTCGGGTCGGGAGGCGCGGTGCTGCGCAAGTTCCCCCGGCGCCAACCCGCCTGGAGCGCCGCGCGCAATGACAAGGACTATGGCTTCCTTGATGTGCGCATCGACAAGGACGTGCTCACGGGAAGGCTGGTGTCAGCGGACGGAGGGATCGCCGACGAGTTCGTCATCTCCAAGCGCTTGGACCTGCGGCTCACCGCAACCGCCACCCCGACAAAGGGCCCCGCGCCGCTCACCGTGGCCTTCACGGCCGTGCCCAGTCACGAAGGTGCGAGCATCGCGTGGCTCCAAGGCGAACGCTCCAGTCTCGGCACGGGCCCGACCCTTACGCATGTCTTCACCGAGCCAGGGCGATATCAGGTCCAGGTCCGGGGCACACTGGGGTCCGCAAGCACGATGAACTTCCTCCCCATCGAAGTGGAAGCAGCCCCACCGCCCCCTCGCGTATCCGAGCCATCGGTACCGCCTCCCCTTCCATCCCCTCCCGTGGATGCATCACCGCCTCCCAGGCCTCGACCCGAGGTGACGACGACAGCCCCACCGCCTCCAAGGGGTTGTGCCGGCAACGCAATGGGTTCCTTCGTAGTCACGCTCCTCGGAATCAGCCGCAGACGCGCAACTGGCTCCAGGACGAAGCATGGCTGA
- a CDS encoding HAMP domain-containing sensor histidine kinase → MALETADTGRPRDSMVRRLSRTMVAVALTSSALTAGATGLLAYRMLLAGEDRRLRDAAVDMVEEVAGLDDAQARIEADDEATELSPFGIRITLFSNEGRLGGDPDIPRQSGCAWSQLPGEEGVRRCGETAHGRLSVAQENIESIPRLRLSLPLAALLATACASLMGLLMSRRVASWAARPLTELSASLARIEAGSPLPAPLKTQARYSEVNAVRTALVELLTRLQEALEQSRRFAANAAHELRTPLATLQAELELQAEMPQPPDTAQALTRMHRTVTSLGVLVERLLVLADDTQGSLELVEPVSLAQVVEEVLQALPPGERRRVDFEDGAPGLVSGDRHLLRQLVDNGVENALKFSDAGRVWVSVQETPEETRLDIRDEGPGISEADLRRVFEPFYRASGARAGKPGHGIGLSLVALVARAHRANVAFLPSKRGAHLRLTFARGDPSQPRAGA, encoded by the coding sequence ATGGCCTTGGAAACGGCTGACACCGGGCGCCCCCGGGACTCCATGGTGCGCAGGCTGTCTCGCACCATGGTGGCCGTCGCCCTGACGAGCAGCGCGCTCACCGCAGGCGCCACGGGCCTGCTCGCCTACCGCATGTTGCTCGCCGGAGAGGACCGGCGCCTGCGCGACGCGGCGGTCGACATGGTCGAGGAGGTGGCCGGGCTGGATGACGCGCAAGCACGGATTGAAGCCGATGATGAGGCGACAGAGCTCAGTCCCTTCGGCATCCGCATCACCCTGTTCTCCAACGAGGGCAGGCTGGGGGGAGACCCGGACATCCCGCGCCAGTCCGGCTGCGCGTGGTCCCAGCTCCCGGGGGAAGAGGGCGTGAGGCGCTGCGGCGAGACCGCCCATGGGCGCCTGTCGGTGGCGCAGGAGAACATCGAGAGCATCCCCCGGCTCCGGCTCTCACTGCCGCTGGCCGCGCTGCTCGCCACGGCGTGTGCCTCGCTCATGGGCCTGTTGATGAGCCGCCGCGTGGCGAGCTGGGCGGCCCGGCCCCTCACCGAGCTGAGCGCCTCGCTCGCCCGCATCGAGGCAGGAAGCCCCCTCCCCGCTCCTCTCAAGACCCAGGCCCGCTACAGCGAGGTGAACGCGGTCCGCACCGCGCTGGTGGAGCTGCTCACGCGCCTCCAGGAAGCGCTGGAACAGTCGCGCCGCTTCGCGGCGAATGCCGCGCACGAGCTGCGCACCCCCCTGGCCACGCTGCAAGCGGAGCTGGAGTTGCAAGCAGAGATGCCTCAGCCACCGGACACCGCCCAGGCCCTGACGCGGATGCACCGGACGGTGACGTCGCTGGGAGTGCTCGTGGAGCGCCTGCTGGTGCTCGCGGACGACACCCAGGGCTCGCTGGAACTCGTCGAGCCGGTGAGTCTGGCGCAGGTCGTCGAAGAGGTCCTCCAAGCGCTCCCACCGGGCGAACGACGCCGGGTCGACTTCGAGGACGGTGCGCCCGGGCTCGTTTCGGGGGACAGACACCTGCTGCGACAGCTCGTCGACAACGGGGTGGAGAACGCGCTCAAGTTCTCCGACGCCGGGCGTGTCTGGGTCTCCGTTCAAGAGACACCTGAGGAGACGCGGCTCGATATCCGGGATGAGGGACCAGGCATCAGCGAGGCGGACTTGAGGCGGGTCTTCGAGCCGTTCTATCGCGCCTCCGGCGCTCGCGCCGGGAAACCCGGCCATGGAATCGGCCTGTCCCTGGTGGCGCTCGTCGCGCGTGCGCACCGCGCGAACGTCGCCTTCCTCCCTTCGAAACGGGGCGCGCACCTGCGGCTGACATTCGCTCGTGGCGACCCCTCCCAGCCGCGAGCTGGGGCCTGA
- a CDS encoding response regulator transcription factor: MRVLVVDDHQELRALVTQSLERDGHVVRQAGDVEQARRSLVDETDVIVLDVGLPDGSGLSLCRELRADGIQTPILLLTAHHRVSERVEGLDAGADDFLGKPFAIAELRARVRALGRRKDKASTVRARVGDVVLDFGRREALRAGAAVAVTAREWAILETLASHGDRVVSRDALLESVWGDVSPGAASSLEVLVGRIRRKLGEDVVRTLRGAGYGLGNG, translated from the coding sequence ATGCGAGTCCTCGTCGTCGATGACCATCAGGAGCTCCGCGCCCTCGTCACCCAGTCCCTGGAGCGCGACGGCCACGTCGTCCGCCAGGCGGGAGACGTGGAGCAGGCGCGTCGGTCGCTCGTCGACGAGACGGATGTCATCGTGCTCGACGTGGGCCTCCCGGACGGCTCCGGGCTGTCGCTCTGTCGCGAGCTGCGCGCGGACGGAATCCAGACCCCCATCCTCCTCCTCACCGCGCATCACCGCGTGTCCGAGCGCGTCGAGGGACTGGATGCGGGAGCGGACGACTTCCTGGGCAAGCCCTTCGCCATCGCCGAGCTGCGGGCGAGGGTGCGCGCGCTCGGACGCCGCAAGGACAAGGCGAGCACGGTGCGCGCCCGGGTGGGCGACGTGGTCCTCGACTTCGGCCGGCGTGAGGCCCTGCGGGCCGGCGCGGCCGTGGCCGTCACCGCGCGTGAGTGGGCCATCCTGGAGACGCTGGCGTCCCATGGAGACCGCGTCGTGAGCCGCGATGCGCTGCTGGAGTCCGTCTGGGGCGACGTCAGCCCTGGCGCCGCGAGCAGCCTGGAGGTCCTGGTCGGGAGGATTCGCCGCAAGCTGGGCGAGGACGTGGTGCGCACGCTGCGAGGCGCGGGGTATGGCCTTGGAAACGGCTGA
- a CDS encoding TolC family protein has translation MSSELATLAAPLGPGVTEAPSLPPGVTDTLPLDERTAVAVALWNSAALQSDMAQLGVSRADLAEAGALPNPTFSLLMPVGPRTLETSLLLPLFSLWQRPARVAAAKVQVEQVARGLVQNGLDVARDVRLAHSDWVRSEGRRVALEELAALWAHTRELVEARQAAGDASRVEVASLRSEAWLAEDAARRSRTDVTLARERLRLLMGVAQSPLFQTAPPLVPPRDARALRPLPDLIQLALAARPDVRAAELGIALAGGRLGWEKTRILQLMARLDTKPSTTASGEPKALWVPGAQLEVPIFNWNPGGIGRAEAELMRASARYVLLRQQVSNEVLTARELAVQASQSLEAFEASILPALTTAGEGARKAFDAGDIPYLQVLDALRRLADARLRALDLEADLRRALAQLDRGLGKQGVAHE, from the coding sequence GTGTCCTCGGAACTCGCGACGCTCGCGGCCCCGCTGGGGCCGGGCGTCACCGAGGCTCCCTCGTTGCCTCCGGGTGTCACGGACACCCTGCCGCTGGACGAGCGGACCGCCGTCGCGGTGGCGCTCTGGAACAGCGCCGCGCTCCAGTCCGACATGGCACAGCTCGGCGTCTCGCGAGCTGACCTGGCGGAGGCGGGGGCGCTCCCCAATCCGACGTTCTCGCTGTTGATGCCCGTGGGGCCCAGGACGCTGGAGACCTCGTTGCTGCTTCCCCTGTTCTCGCTCTGGCAGCGGCCCGCTCGCGTGGCGGCCGCGAAGGTCCAGGTGGAGCAGGTCGCGCGGGGACTCGTCCAGAACGGGCTGGATGTCGCGCGCGACGTCCGCCTGGCCCACTCGGACTGGGTGCGCTCGGAGGGACGCCGCGTGGCGCTGGAGGAGCTGGCGGCCTTGTGGGCGCACACCCGCGAGCTCGTCGAGGCACGACAGGCGGCGGGTGATGCCAGCCGGGTCGAGGTGGCCTCACTGAGGTCCGAGGCCTGGCTGGCGGAGGATGCCGCCCGGCGCTCACGGACGGACGTGACCCTGGCCAGGGAGCGGTTGCGACTGTTGATGGGCGTGGCGCAGAGCCCGCTGTTCCAGACGGCCCCGCCGCTCGTCCCGCCGCGGGATGCACGGGCACTGCGACCCCTTCCGGACCTGATCCAGCTCGCGCTCGCCGCGCGGCCCGACGTCCGCGCGGCGGAGCTGGGCATCGCCCTGGCGGGAGGACGGCTCGGCTGGGAGAAGACGCGCATCCTCCAGTTGATGGCGAGGCTGGACACCAAGCCCTCGACGACGGCGAGCGGTGAGCCCAAGGCCTTGTGGGTTCCCGGCGCGCAGCTCGAGGTGCCCATCTTCAACTGGAACCCTGGTGGAATCGGCCGCGCGGAGGCCGAGCTGATGCGCGCCTCCGCTCGTTATGTCCTGCTGCGACAGCAGGTCTCCAACGAGGTCCTCACCGCGCGCGAGCTGGCGGTCCAGGCCTCGCAGTCACTGGAGGCCTTCGAAGCCAGCATCCTGCCTGCGCTGACCACCGCGGGAGAGGGTGCGCGCAAGGCCTTCGACGCCGGTGACATCCCCTACCTCCAGGTGCTGGACGCGCTCCGCCGTCTGGCCGACGCGCGCCTCCGCGCCCTCGACCTCGAGGCGGATCTCCGCCGTGCACTTGCCCAACTGGACCGCGGTCTGGGCAAACAGGGAGTGGCCCATGAGTAG
- a CDS encoding efflux RND transporter periplasmic adaptor subunit, whose translation MSRHLRLTLIASLVTLKLACRPDKPAPIPPAAKVSAHVAESALATVTLVPQAEERLALRVQSVEKRKAARKQVLGGEVVVPSGSALVVTAPVAGGVVAEGAASALRPGAAVKRGDVLLRLVPLATVDRDLHAQAQRTVESARARDEAAAARLARAERLLKDGAGTERAVEEARADRAVARSELQAANARLALVGRSPLESDVSLRIRAPRDGVLRQVSFAPGQSVTAGAPLFEVVGTTANWVRVSLFVDEAHRVKADVPVRVHALLTGRDDGVEALPVLGPPSADPIAATVDRFYELPASVSLAPGQRVGVSLQLGDDAEVLAVPSSAVVYDALGGAWVYVRQQEHVYTRSRVDVMRQEGADSLLSRGPPAGTSVVAVGAAELFGTEFGAGH comes from the coding sequence ATGAGTAGACATCTCCGACTCACGCTCATCGCGAGCCTCGTCACCCTGAAGCTCGCGTGCCGGCCCGACAAGCCCGCGCCGATTCCTCCCGCTGCGAAGGTGAGCGCCCACGTGGCTGAGTCCGCGCTGGCGACAGTGACGCTCGTCCCCCAAGCCGAGGAGCGCCTGGCGTTGCGCGTCCAGAGCGTGGAGAAACGCAAGGCGGCGCGCAAGCAGGTGCTGGGCGGCGAGGTCGTCGTGCCCTCTGGCAGTGCCCTCGTGGTGACGGCGCCCGTGGCGGGTGGCGTCGTCGCGGAAGGCGCCGCGTCCGCGCTGCGTCCCGGAGCCGCTGTCAAGCGAGGCGACGTGTTGTTGAGGCTGGTGCCGCTCGCCACGGTGGACCGGGACCTCCATGCCCAGGCCCAGCGGACCGTGGAGAGCGCCCGTGCCCGTGACGAGGCCGCGGCGGCCCGGCTCGCTCGCGCGGAGCGCTTGCTGAAGGATGGCGCGGGCACCGAGCGGGCGGTGGAAGAGGCTCGCGCGGACCGGGCCGTGGCCCGGTCGGAGCTCCAGGCGGCGAACGCGCGGTTGGCGCTGGTGGGGCGCTCGCCGCTCGAATCGGACGTCAGCCTGCGCATCCGCGCGCCGCGCGACGGCGTCCTGCGACAGGTGTCGTTCGCACCCGGGCAGTCCGTCACGGCGGGAGCTCCGCTGTTCGAGGTGGTGGGCACCACGGCGAACTGGGTGCGCGTGTCGCTCTTCGTCGACGAGGCCCACCGCGTGAAGGCGGACGTCCCCGTGCGCGTGCACGCGCTCCTCACGGGCAGGGATGACGGGGTGGAGGCGCTGCCGGTGCTGGGGCCTCCCAGCGCGGACCCCATCGCCGCCACGGTGGACCGCTTCTACGAGCTGCCCGCGTCGGTGAGCCTGGCGCCGGGGCAGCGCGTCGGGGTGTCGCTGCAACTGGGCGATGACGCGGAGGTCCTCGCCGTGCCGTCGTCGGCGGTCGTCTACGACGCGCTGGGGGGAGCCTGGGTGTACGTGCGGCAGCAGGAGCACGTGTACACGCGCAGCCGCGTCGACGTCATGCGCCAGGAGGGGGCGGATTCGTTGCTCTCGCGGGGGCCGCCGGCGGGCACCTCGGTCGTGGCCGTGGGAGCGGCGGAGTTGTTCGGGACGGAGTTCGGTGCTGGCCACTGA